The Arachis hypogaea cultivar Tifrunner chromosome 19, arahy.Tifrunner.gnm2.J5K5, whole genome shotgun sequence genome has a window encoding:
- the LOC140182370 gene encoding uncharacterized protein: MANVRPHEPLKLYIAVSGNTIGCMLAQDDENGHERAVYYLSRVLTNIETRYSPIEKLCLSLYYACTKLECYMVAKPMKIIAQNDLVKYMLTSPMLRAKAVKGQVIADFLVDHSNNLNDQGANIIDVHVDYWKLYFDGSKHKDGAGVLLVHIPRIQNEIANELAQIASRYKIGPETLRKLAKIRQILVPVDEREALCLDKWEDDDWRKPIAEYLNNPSIQVDFVLMADELYKKGIGESLSRCLSQADKDIALGEVHRGICSAHHAGIKMKRVLRRNHIYYPSMVKDCIDYAKACQECQRHGVVQQIPASELHSIIKPWPFRG, translated from the exons ATGGCGAATGTTCGCCCTCATGAACCTTTGAAACTATATATTGCTGTATCTGGGAACACGATTGGGTGTATGTTGGCTCAGGATGATGAGAATGGCCATGAACGAGCTgtttattaccttagtcgagtTTTAACTAATATCGAGACAAGGTATTCACCTATTGAAAAGTTGTGCTTATCTTTGTATTATGCTTGCACAAAGTTAGAGTGCTATATGGTTGCCAAACCTATGAAAATCATTGCACAAAATGACCTCGTTAAATATATGTTGACTTCTCCAATGTTGCGAG CCAAGGCTGTCAAGGGACaggtcattgcagattttctAGTTGATCATTCAAATAATCTGAATGACCAAGGGGCAAATATAATTGACGTTCATGTTGATTATTGGAAGTTATATTTTGATGGTTCAAAGCACAAAGATGGTGCAGGG GTTTTATTAGTCCATATTCCAAGAATTCAGAATGAAATTGCTAATGAGTTGGCTCAGATTGCTTCGAGATATAAAATAGGCCCAGAAACACTAAGAAAATTGGCAAAAATTCGCCAAATATTAGTGCCGGTGGATGAAAGAGAAGCTTTGTGTTTGGATAAATGGGAAGATGATGATTGGAGAAAACCGATTGCCGAGTATTTAAACAATCCCAGTATTCAAGTGGATTTTGTATTAATGGCTGATGAGTTATACAAGAAAGGAATCGGTGAAAGTCTGTCGAGATGTTTAAGTCAAGCCGATAAAGATATTGCTTTAGGGGAAGTCCATAGAGGTATATGTAGTGCCCATCATGCGGGGATAAAAATGAAACGGGTTTTACGTCGAAATCATATTTATTATCCTTCGATGGTTAAAGATTGCATCGATTATGCAAAGGCGTGTCAAGAGTGTCAACGCCATGGAGTGGTGCAACAGATCCCAGCATCTGAGTTGCATTCGATCATTAAGCCATGGCCATTTCGAGGTTAG